CCGACCCCAACACCGGCCCGAGGCCCCGTGACGTACATCGTCGGCGACGATTTGGGTTGGCTGGTTCCTCCCGGTGGCTACATCGCTTACGAAACTTGGGCATATGACAAGACCTTCTTGGTTGGAGATGTCTTGGGTAAGTTGAATAACGCTACGAAACAATGCTTCTTTATGTCTTCGAACAATTCAGTCTCGTCGTAAAACTTGTCACGCATTTCATAAAAAGGTTGAGTGCTAggtaccaaatttttttttttttaaaatacgtCGTGTTagatcaatttaaatttaaaaaaaaaaaaagatctcgtttgtttcgtggaaactaatgactaatttaaaattttttgtcacttgaaaaaattgatcaataatattattttcaaatgAATAATAATCTATCCCTAACTGGTTCTAAAACTGATTGTTTATGTCACTTGAGTATCTTTTCCATGGAATTAAGTAGCATGCGAACCATTCAATTAATTACCGTAGTCTAATAGGTTCTATCTCTGTTATGCAGTTTTCAACTTCGAAAATAAAACCCAGGACGTCGCCGTGGTGACAGAAGAGGCCTACGACTCGtgcaacaccaccaccaccctcgCCGTCTATAGGACAAGCCCGGTCAAGTACACCCTTACCACCGCCGGCGAATACTTCTTCACAAGCACCTTCTCTCGCCACTGCTTCTTTGGTCAAAAGCTAGCCATCAACGTCACCGCATCCAGCTCCGCCACTCCGCCTTCCACCACCACAGCCCCGACGCCGTCCAGCAGCTCCTCTTCCTCCGCTCCATCTCCAACCGCTGGCGGCCCCTCCGCTCCACCACCCGAGAGCTCCGCTCCGGCTAGGGCCATCTTTGGCGTCTCATCCACGTTGTTGCTCATTGCCTTGGCtcttgttcattgaaaatgtttcTAGAATCCAGTAAATACAATATTGGTCTGTACGAAATTCAATAGATACACCACGCACGTCATCGGCCTCCGTGACCTTTTCTTCACGTCTTTGTTTATACTTTTCACGAAGTAGGGTATCCACCAGAATTTTAGGCTCTTTTGTACCTTGATTCATTGTCAGTCCATTCAGGACAATAAAGGTTGATCCGTGCATTACTTTCATATGAATTATTGGAGATTATATTAAATGCTTGTTCAGTGAATTGCTTTTGATTTTGCTGCCTAAGAATCAATAAACATCCGATTttcattatcaaaaaaataaaaaataaacatccGATTTTAACACTCtttcccattctctctctctctctctctc
This genomic interval from Rhodamnia argentea isolate NSW1041297 chromosome 4, ASM2092103v1, whole genome shotgun sequence contains the following:
- the LOC115757375 gene encoding blue copper protein-like isoform X3; this translates as MAKVCVAIATVLAVAALLQTSTAQTTHVVGDSLGWLVPPGGKIAYETWADMQTFVVGDILMFNFTTGEQDVARVTKEAFDSCNSTSPIFLETTGPFNYTLDAAGEYYFIGTMDRHCFFGQKLAINVSTSAGPTPSPQAPTPTPARGPVTYIVGDDLGWLVPPGGYIAYETWAYDKTFLVGDVLVFNFENKTQDVAVVTEEAYDSCNTTTTLAVYRTSPVKYTLTTAGEYFFTSTFSRHCFFGQKLAINVTASSSATPPSTTTAPTPSSSSSSSAPSPTAGGPSAPPPESSAPARAIFGVSSTLLLIALALVH